The Shewanella sp. KX20019 genome window below encodes:
- a CDS encoding sugar O-acetyltransferase: MTEYEKMLNGDVFEGADLEISAVRDRAFTLTKKINHSHSFTDAQDLIKQLFNNVGTGTLVSVPFNCEFGKQISIGEGSFLNMGVLMLDGAKITIGNNVMIGPNSQFYTASHSTNHLSRRRWETFCLPIVIEDDVWIGGNVVINQGVTIGARSIVAAGAVVNKDVPADCMVGGIPARLLKKLK; the protein is encoded by the coding sequence ATGACAGAATATGAAAAAATGCTTAACGGTGACGTTTTTGAGGGTGCAGACCTCGAGATTTCAGCCGTGCGTGATAGGGCTTTCACTCTAACAAAGAAAATTAATCACAGTCATAGCTTTACTGATGCGCAGGACTTAATTAAGCAACTGTTTAATAACGTCGGAACAGGAACTTTGGTGAGTGTGCCGTTTAACTGTGAATTTGGAAAGCAGATAAGCATTGGTGAAGGAAGCTTTCTCAACATGGGTGTTTTGATGTTAGATGGCGCTAAGATCACCATTGGCAACAATGTCATGATCGGCCCTAACAGTCAGTTTTATACCGCATCACACTCGACTAATCATTTGAGTCGCCGCCGTTGGGAAACATTTTGTCTGCCGATAGTCATAGAAGACGATGTTTGGATTGGCGGTAATGTAGTGATTAATCAAGGAGTAACGATTGGTGCTCGTTCCATTGTTGCGGCAGGTGCCGTGGTCAATAAAGATGTTCCAGCTGATTGTATGGTCGGTGGTATACCAGCTCGGTTGTTGAAGAAGCTTAAGTAG
- the astB gene encoding N-succinylarginine dihydrolase, giving the protein MKHFEANFDGLVGPTHNYAGLSFGNVASLNNAAATSSPKDAAKQGIKKAKALADLGLVQGMFAPQERPDLHTLRRIGFTGSDSEVLNKAAKDAPALLRACCSASSMWTANAATVSPSADTHDGKLHFTPANLVDKLHRSIEPVTTGNILQATFNDSRYFKHHQHLPEHTSFGDEGAANHTRLCNEYGHAGIELFVYGQEATNPSAPKPKKFPARQTLEASQAIARLHQLDDDGTVYMQQNPDVIDQGVFHNDVIAVGNQNVLFYHEQAFLNTQAKFAEIKQKFGETPLHFVEVPTAKVAIQDAVKSYLFNTQVVTLPSGEMAIIAPTNCQENPAVHAYLSELVTLGTPIKQVHYFDVKQSMQNGGGPACLRLRVAMNQDEVAAVNQNTMMNDALFARLNLWVDKHYRDRLSVSDLADPQLVMESRTALDELTQIMKLGSVYQFQR; this is encoded by the coding sequence ATGAAGCATTTTGAAGCCAATTTCGACGGACTTGTCGGCCCAACACATAATTACGCGGGCTTATCATTCGGAAACGTTGCCTCTTTAAACAACGCTGCCGCGACATCTAGCCCTAAAGATGCTGCCAAACAAGGGATCAAGAAAGCCAAAGCACTTGCAGACCTAGGTTTAGTACAAGGCATGTTTGCGCCTCAGGAGCGTCCAGACCTCCACACACTGCGTAGAATCGGTTTTACAGGCTCAGACTCTGAAGTCTTAAATAAAGCAGCAAAAGACGCACCAGCGTTGTTACGTGCATGCTGCAGTGCCTCGAGCATGTGGACGGCAAACGCGGCGACCGTATCACCAAGTGCCGATACCCATGACGGTAAACTGCATTTCACGCCAGCCAACTTAGTCGACAAACTTCATCGCAGTATTGAACCTGTAACCACAGGCAATATTCTTCAAGCCACATTTAACGATAGCCGTTATTTCAAACACCATCAACATTTGCCTGAACACACAAGCTTTGGTGATGAAGGTGCAGCCAACCATACTCGCCTGTGTAATGAATATGGCCATGCAGGTATTGAACTGTTTGTTTATGGTCAAGAAGCGACTAATCCTTCGGCGCCAAAACCTAAAAAGTTTCCTGCACGCCAAACTCTAGAAGCCTCGCAAGCCATCGCTCGCCTGCATCAACTCGATGATGACGGCACGGTATACATGCAGCAAAACCCAGATGTGATTGATCAAGGCGTGTTCCATAACGATGTTATCGCTGTTGGTAACCAGAACGTTCTTTTTTATCATGAGCAAGCATTTTTAAATACACAAGCTAAATTTGCAGAGATAAAACAAAAGTTTGGTGAAACGCCATTACATTTTGTAGAAGTACCAACGGCAAAAGTCGCGATTCAAGATGCCGTTAAAAGCTACCTGTTTAACACACAAGTGGTGACATTACCTTCAGGTGAGATGGCGATTATCGCGCCAACAAACTGTCAGGAAAATCCAGCCGTGCACGCTTATTTAAGCGAGCTAGTTACTTTGGGAACACCGATAAAGCAAGTCCACTATTTCGATGTAAAACAAAGCATGCAAAATGGCGGAGGGCCCGCTTGTTTGCGGTTGCGTGTAGCGATGAATCAAGATGAAGTGGCTGCTGTAAACCAGAATACCATGATGAATGATGCATTGTTTGCACGCTTAAACCTATGGGTTGATAAGCATTACCGCGATCGTTTATCGGTTTCAGACTTAGCCGACCCACAGCTAGTGATGGAATCACGTACCGCACTTGATGAACTCACTCAGATCATGAAGTTGGGTAGTGTGTATCAGTTCCAAAGATAA
- a CDS encoding dicarboxylate/amino acid:cation symporter: protein MSATKSKKLGLTSKILLGMFSGIILGLLLRNLFPESEFIKDYITEGFLNVIGTIFISSLKMLVVPLVFVSLVCGTCSLSEPSKLGRLGGKTIAFYLFTTAIALSMAILIAIAVHPGHATLVTESMHFDAKQAPSLADVIINIVPTNPLQAMSEGNMLQIIIFAVIFGFAISHIGERGKRVAALFTDLNEVIMRVVTLIMQLAPYGVFALMAKLALTLGMETFGSVVQYFFVVLGVLLIHAFIVYPTLLKVFSGLSPFTFIRKIRDVQLFAFSTASSNATLPVTIETAEHRMGVDNKIASFTLPLGATINMDGTAIMQGVATVFIAQVFGIDLTITDYAMVVVTATLASIGTAGVPGVGLIMLAMVLNQVGLPVEGIALIIGVDRLLDMVRTAVNVTGDTVATVVIAKSENEFNEEIFNDTQAGKVAPGFNAQVHAEEK, encoded by the coding sequence ATGTCTGCTACAAAATCAAAAAAGCTTGGGTTGACGAGTAAGATTTTACTCGGCATGTTCTCAGGTATCATTCTCGGGTTACTTCTTCGTAATCTTTTCCCTGAAAGTGAATTCATCAAAGATTACATCACCGAAGGCTTCTTAAATGTCATCGGTACTATCTTTATTTCAAGTTTAAAAATGTTAGTTGTACCCTTGGTATTTGTATCGCTAGTTTGTGGTACATGTTCGTTAAGCGAACCGTCTAAGTTGGGACGACTCGGTGGCAAAACCATCGCGTTTTATCTATTCACTACCGCTATCGCACTTTCGATGGCAATTCTAATTGCTATTGCGGTTCATCCTGGCCACGCAACCTTAGTGACTGAGAGCATGCATTTTGATGCTAAACAGGCGCCAAGTTTGGCTGATGTAATCATTAATATCGTCCCCACTAACCCACTGCAAGCGATGAGCGAAGGTAATATGCTTCAAATCATCATATTTGCGGTTATCTTTGGTTTTGCTATCTCCCATATCGGCGAGCGCGGTAAACGCGTTGCAGCGTTGTTTACAGACCTTAACGAAGTGATCATGCGTGTTGTTACGCTAATCATGCAACTGGCGCCTTACGGTGTATTTGCATTAATGGCAAAACTGGCATTAACACTCGGAATGGAAACTTTCGGCAGTGTGGTGCAGTATTTCTTTGTGGTACTGGGTGTACTGCTCATCCATGCGTTCATTGTTTATCCAACGCTGTTGAAAGTATTCTCGGGCCTAAGTCCATTTACCTTCATCCGCAAAATTCGTGATGTGCAGTTGTTCGCATTCAGCACAGCGAGTTCAAACGCAACATTGCCAGTAACGATTGAAACTGCTGAACACCGAATGGGTGTCGATAATAAAATTGCTTCATTCACACTGCCTTTAGGTGCGACCATCAACATGGATGGCACCGCGATCATGCAAGGTGTAGCAACGGTATTTATTGCACAGGTTTTCGGTATCGATTTAACCATCACGGATTACGCAATGGTTGTGGTCACCGCAACGCTGGCATCAATTGGTACCGCTGGTGTACCAGGTGTTGGCCTTATTATGTTAGCTATGGTGCTAAACCAAGTCGGTCTTCCTGTCGAAGGTATCGCATTGATTATCGGTGTAGATAGACTACTTGATATGGTACGTACTGCTGTTAACGTAACAGGTGATACGGTAGCAACCGTGGTCATTGCTAAATCTGAAAATGAGTTTAATGAAGAGATTTTCAACGACACTCAAGCGGGTAAAGTGGCACCTGGTTTTAACGCACAGGTTCATGCTGAAGAAAAGTAA